The following are from one region of the Armatimonadota bacterium genome:
- a CDS encoding carbohydrate ABC transporter permease — MPDTAHKSSSPSRADKRRRELLRKSAVFALLAIGGVSMVLPLLWMLATSLKDPGSIYAYPPEFIPRKQATVTDPETGRELGVFIVQHEGRQRRVAHLRNLKGKALVRDIRTGEEFAVPLYIQLGNRSIPSLKPERHLHVRWENYPDAWKALKLDSNWLSFEVPARRFTLFGSTFQTRPFGFRGFPMQYAFAAFYLNSILISLIVTVGQVFTSSLAAYAFARLKFPGRDAIFLAYLGTLMVPFVVTMIPVFAMFNLVYLYDTFAALALPGMFSAYGTFLLRQFFISIPVELEDAAAIDGCSRWQIYRKVIMPLSGPALATLTTFVFLQTWNNFMWPLIMIDSDHRKPLMLGLHTFMGRYSTDWTLLMAASVMVIIPVLLVFILGQRYFVRGIVMTGLKG; from the coding sequence ATGCCCGATACCGCCCACAAGTCATCCAGCCCATCCCGCGCCGATAAGCGCAGGCGCGAGCTCCTGCGCAAGTCGGCCGTTTTCGCCCTGCTCGCAATCGGCGGCGTCTCTATGGTCTTGCCGCTTCTGTGGATGCTGGCTACCAGCCTCAAGGACCCCGGCTCGATCTACGCCTACCCGCCTGAGTTCATCCCGCGCAAGCAGGCCACCGTCACCGACCCCGAAACCGGGCGCGAGTTGGGCGTCTTTATCGTCCAGCATGAGGGCCGGCAACGCCGCGTCGCCCACCTGCGCAATCTCAAGGGCAAGGCGCTGGTGCGCGATATCCGGACCGGCGAAGAGTTTGCCGTTCCCCTGTACATACAGCTAGGAAACCGATCCATCCCGTCCCTGAAACCCGAGCGCCACCTGCACGTGCGCTGGGAGAATTACCCGGACGCCTGGAAGGCCCTGAAGCTGGACAGCAACTGGCTGAGCTTCGAGGTGCCGGCGCGGCGTTTCACCCTCTTCGGCTCCACCTTCCAGACCCGGCCTTTCGGTTTTCGCGGCTTCCCCATGCAGTACGCCTTCGCCGCGTTCTACCTCAACAGCATTCTCATCTCGCTCATTGTCACCGTGGGCCAGGTGTTCACCTCCAGTCTCGCCGCGTACGCCTTCGCGCGCCTGAAGTTCCCGGGCCGCGACGCCATCTTCCTTGCGTATCTCGGCACACTCATGGTCCCCTTCGTGGTCACCATGATCCCGGTCTTCGCCATGTTCAACCTGGTCTACCTGTACGACACCTTCGCCGCATTGGCGCTGCCGGGGATGTTCTCGGCCTACGGCACCTTCCTCCTGCGCCAGTTCTTCATCTCGATCCCCGTCGAACTCGAGGACGCGGCGGCCATCGACGGCTGCAGCCGCTGGCAGATCTACCGCAAGGTGATCATGCCCCTATCCGGCCCGGCCTTGGCGACCCTGACCACCTTCGTATTCCTACAGACCTGGAACAACTTCATGTGGCCCTTGATCATGATCGACTCTGACCACCGCAAGCCCCTCATGCTGGGCCTGCACACCTTCATGGGCCGCTACAGCACAGACTGGACGCTGCTCATGGCGGCGTCAGTGATGGTCATCATTCCGGTGCTTCTGGTCTTCATCCTGGGGCAGAGATACTTCGTACGAGGAATCGTGATGACGGGCCTGAAGGGGTGA
- a CDS encoding ribbon-helix-helix protein, CopG family: protein MVRTQIQLTPQQAEIIRQIAQERGVSMAEIIRQSIEAFVRDVRRPTQDEIRRRAKEMAGALRGGPSDLAERHDDYLAEAFDR, encoded by the coding sequence GTGGTCCGCACGCAGATCCAACTCACGCCACAGCAGGCTGAGATCATCAGGCAAATCGCTCAGGAGCGCGGGGTTTCGATGGCCGAGATCATCCGCCAGAGCATAGAAGCGTTCGTGCGCGACGTCCGGCGACCGACGCAGGACGAGATCCGGCGCAGGGCCAAGGAGATGGCCGGGGCTCTTCGAGGCGGCCCATCGGACCTGGCTGAGCGGCACGATGACTACCTCGCGGAGGCATTCGACCGGTGA
- a CDS encoding PIN domain-containing protein, translating to MTIFVDTSALLAVMSNDDANHPRIKPLWDRCMDSGGTLVTTNYVVLELHALVQRRFGMAGIALLDGVFLPALSVHWVTREEHELAGAAVTISNRRDLSLVDCVSFVVMREMGIGTAFTLDAHFEEQGFEVMR from the coding sequence GTGACCATCTTCGTAGACACCTCTGCGCTGCTCGCGGTGATGAGCAATGACGATGCGAACCACCCGCGCATCAAGCCGCTGTGGGATCGGTGCATGGACTCCGGCGGGACTCTCGTGACCACCAACTATGTGGTCCTGGAACTCCACGCCCTGGTCCAGCGCAGATTCGGGATGGCCGGCATCGCACTCCTCGACGGCGTCTTCCTGCCTGCCCTTTCGGTTCACTGGGTCACACGCGAGGAACACGAGTTGGCGGGGGCAGCCGTAACGATCAGCAACCGTCGCGACCTGAGCCTCGTGGACTGCGTGAGTTTCGTCGTGATGCGCGAGATGGGAATAGGCACTGCATTCACCCTTGACGCGCACTTCGAGGAGCAGGGGTTCGAGGTGATGCGGTAG